A window of the Xiashengella succiniciproducens genome harbors these coding sequences:
- a CDS encoding acyl-CoA carboxylase subunit beta, translating into MSLKKHILELRKRREKVQSGGGEKAIEKQQAMGKMTARERIQTILDADSFTEYDLFVEHEGRDFGMDKKELHGDGVIIGTGTIYGAPVCIYAQDFTVAGGSLGLMHARKITKIMDHALKMRVPLIGINDSGGARIQEGVNSLAGYGEIFYRNTLASGVIPQISVILGPCAGGAVYSPALTDFVFVVDNISKMFITGPNVIKTVLGEEISMEELGGARVHAEITGNAHFFAKSELECFDQLKKLISFIPWNNSTKAKVFPPKEPKFKGKIEDIIPSDPKQPYDVRDIVRAIVDDSDFFEIQELFAPNIVIGFGRMNGQTVGFVANQPLVLAGVLDCDSSDKAARFIRFCDAFNIPIITLEDMPGYLPGVDQEHAGVIRHGAKVLYAYSEASVPKVTVILRKAYGGGYIAMNSRHLGADFMFAWPTAEIAVMGPEGAANIIFKKEIEEAEDPDKMRQLKVQEYIERFANPYVAAAKGYIDSVIEPSETRALLLHAIEVSTNKVDPRPTKKHGIPPF; encoded by the coding sequence ATGTCATTAAAAAAACACATCCTTGAACTCCGTAAAAGGAGAGAAAAGGTTCAGTCGGGAGGCGGTGAAAAAGCCATTGAAAAGCAACAGGCTATGGGTAAAATGACTGCCCGTGAACGCATCCAAACCATTCTCGACGCAGACTCATTTACTGAATATGATCTTTTTGTTGAGCATGAAGGTCGTGACTTCGGTATGGATAAGAAGGAGTTGCACGGTGACGGTGTAATAATTGGTACCGGTACTATTTATGGTGCTCCGGTATGTATTTATGCACAGGATTTTACCGTAGCCGGTGGTTCTCTGGGATTGATGCACGCACGCAAGATCACCAAGATTATGGACCATGCCCTTAAGATGAGGGTTCCTCTGATTGGTATCAACGATTCAGGAGGTGCTCGTATTCAGGAGGGGGTTAACTCTCTGGCAGGATATGGAGAAATATTCTATCGAAATACATTGGCATCAGGTGTAATACCCCAGATTTCGGTAATTCTCGGTCCTTGTGCCGGTGGAGCTGTTTATTCTCCTGCTTTGACAGACTTCGTATTTGTGGTTGACAACATTTCCAAGATGTTTATCACAGGTCCGAATGTTATCAAGACCGTACTCGGTGAAGAGATCTCTATGGAAGAGCTTGGTGGTGCAAGGGTGCATGCTGAAATTACCGGAAATGCACATTTCTTTGCCAAGAGTGAGCTTGAATGCTTTGATCAGCTTAAAAAGCTTATCTCATTTATTCCATGGAACAACAGCACCAAGGCTAAGGTATTTCCTCCTAAAGAGCCTAAGTTCAAAGGTAAAATAGAGGATATTATTCCTTCTGATCCTAAGCAACCCTACGATGTCAGGGATATTGTCAGAGCTATTGTCGATGACTCTGATTTCTTTGAAATCCAGGAACTGTTTGCTCCCAACATCGTTATCGGCTTTGGCCGCATGAACGGTCAGACAGTTGGTTTTGTAGCCAACCAACCTCTTGTTCTTGCAGGGGTGCTTGATTGCGACAGCTCAGATAAGGCAGCCCGTTTCATTCGTTTCTGTGACGCCTTCAACATTCCTATTATTACTCTTGAGGACATGCCTGGTTATCTGCCTGGTGTGGATCAGGAACACGCAGGTGTAATCCGTCACGGTGCCAAGGTATTATACGCCTATTCAGAAGCTTCAGTGCCCAAGGTTACAGTTATCCTGCGTAAGGCATATGGAGGTGGCTACATAGCAATGAACAGCCGTCACCTGGGTGCCGACTTTATGTTTGCATGGCCAACTGCAGAAATTGCAGTTATGGGTCCGGAAGGTGCTGCTAACATAATCTTCAAGAAGGAAATTGAAGAGGCCGAAGATCCTGATAAGATGCGTCAGCTCAAGGTTCAGGAGTATATCGAGCGCTTCGCTAATCCTTATGTGGCTGCAGCCAAGGGCTATATCGACTCAGTGATAGAACCTTCGGAAACTCGTGCATTGCTGCTGCATGCAATTGAAGTTTCTACAAACAAGGTTGATCCTCGTCCGACTAAGAAACATGGTATACCACCATTTTAA
- a CDS encoding glycosyltransferase, translated as MHFPLPTLTEAILLVLVAVSFLLQLWFLLRRVRPLAFYKNKYSNAEFNKPVSIIICAKNEAENLERFLPELLEQNYPEYEVVVVNDTSEDDSDMVLARLKAKYPHLYYTTIPKDRIFRHGKKLALTIGVKAAKYDYLLLTDADCMPAGKNWLRRMVAPFAGQKTEIVLGFGGYNKEKGFCNLLVRYDTFFTAIQYLGFALSSKPYMGVGRNLAYTKQLFVGNNGVKSHSHILSGDDDLFVQQVIRKDNFALSLDQEAHTISIPPKTLRDWRNQKGRHLSTSGYYRAGVKTELAIEPISRQLFLLSSIILVFFNTFAIAAAGLWFLRLVLQLVLWARTAKVLNQGKLFWSVLFFDIIHPWLLLWAKIGTFNRRKSTQWK; from the coding sequence ATGCATTTCCCGCTTCCTACGCTGACAGAAGCTATCTTGCTCGTACTTGTAGCCGTAAGTTTCCTCCTTCAGTTGTGGTTTCTCTTGAGAAGAGTAAGACCTCTGGCATTTTACAAGAACAAATACAGTAATGCGGAATTTAATAAGCCTGTTTCTATAATTATCTGCGCTAAAAATGAGGCAGAAAACCTAGAAAGGTTTCTGCCGGAACTGTTGGAACAAAACTATCCTGAGTATGAAGTGGTAGTTGTCAACGACACTTCAGAAGACGATTCTGACATGGTTCTTGCCAGACTTAAGGCTAAATATCCTCACCTGTATTACACAACTATTCCAAAGGACAGGATATTCAGACACGGGAAAAAACTCGCTCTTACAATTGGAGTTAAGGCCGCCAAATACGATTACCTGCTTCTTACAGATGCAGATTGTATGCCTGCCGGAAAAAACTGGCTTCGCAGGATGGTAGCCCCCTTTGCAGGACAGAAAACGGAAATAGTTCTCGGATTCGGAGGATACAACAAGGAGAAGGGTTTCTGCAACTTACTCGTACGCTATGACACTTTTTTTACAGCTATTCAATATCTGGGATTTGCGCTAAGTTCGAAACCATATATGGGTGTTGGTCGCAACCTGGCCTATACAAAGCAGTTGTTTGTTGGTAACAATGGGGTGAAAAGTCATTCCCATATACTATCGGGTGATGACGATCTTTTCGTTCAACAGGTGATTAGAAAAGACAATTTCGCACTGTCTCTGGATCAGGAAGCACATACCATATCGATTCCCCCTAAAACACTGAGGGACTGGAGAAATCAGAAGGGACGACACCTGAGCACCTCAGGCTATTACAGGGCCGGAGTGAAGACCGAACTGGCAATCGAACCAATAAGCAGACAACTTTTTTTATTATCTTCGATTATTTTAGTATTTTTTAATACATTTGCCATAGCAGCCGCCGGTCTGTGGTTTTTAAGGTTGGTTCTACAGTTGGTATTGTGGGCCAGGACAGCTAAAGTGCTAAATCAGGGAAAACTTTTCTGGTCAGTTTTGTTTTTTGATATCATACACCCCTGGTTGCTACTGTGGGCTAAGATCGGTACATTTAACAGAAGAAAGAGTACACAATGGAAGTGA
- the ispE gene encoding 4-(cytidine 5'-diphospho)-2-C-methyl-D-erythritol kinase — MISFPNAKINIGLFVCSRRPDGYHNIQTLFFPVKGLFDSLEIVENDSKEDEFSTSGLIIEGIPTDNLIIKALRLMREYVAVPPLKIHLHKLIPSGAGLGGGSADAAFMLKLLNDKFSLGLSKEKLEAMAAKLGADCPVFIENKPVLAGGIGNEFQPADINLSGYTLQIVVPPIHVSTAKAYSQIKPALPSENLGTLVKHPVQEWWHLIANDFEIPVFGGHPEIKKIKETMYDNGAVYASMSGSGSAVFGLFKSKPDKPWTSTYFVHTEEI, encoded by the coding sequence ATGATTTCGTTCCCAAACGCAAAGATAAATATAGGTCTCTTTGTCTGCTCCCGCAGACCTGACGGCTACCATAATATACAGACGCTTTTCTTCCCTGTCAAAGGTCTCTTCGATAGTCTGGAGATAGTTGAAAATGATAGTAAGGAGGATGAATTTTCTACTTCAGGTCTTATTATTGAAGGCATACCCACTGACAATCTGATAATTAAAGCCCTGAGGCTGATGCGTGAATACGTAGCAGTGCCACCTCTAAAAATACATCTGCACAAGCTAATTCCTTCCGGAGCCGGCCTCGGTGGAGGCTCTGCTGATGCAGCCTTTATGCTAAAGCTGTTGAACGACAAGTTCAGCCTTGGCCTAAGCAAGGAAAAACTTGAGGCTATGGCAGCAAAACTTGGAGCCGATTGCCCTGTGTTTATTGAAAACAAACCAGTGCTTGCCGGTGGAATAGGTAATGAGTTTCAACCTGCAGATATTAATCTAAGCGGTTATACTCTGCAGATAGTCGTTCCACCAATACATGTATCTACAGCAAAAGCTTACTCGCAGATCAAGCCTGCCCTACCATCAGAGAACCTAGGCACATTGGTTAAACACCCGGTTCAGGAATGGTGGCATCTTATAGCAAATGACTTTGAGATACCTGTATTTGGAGGCCATCCTGAGATAAAGAAGATAAAAGAAACAATGTATGATAACGGAGCGGTCTATGCCTCAATGTCAGGAAGTGGATCTGCAGTTTTTGGCCTATTTAAAAGTAAACCTGATAAGCCCTGGACCAGCACTTATTTTGTCCATACCGAAGAAATCTAG
- a CDS encoding LptF/LptG family permease: MKKLDIYILKKFLGTFFFAILLIISISVVFDLAEKIDDFLESDAPLQAIVLDYYANFIPYFANLFTPLFVFIAVIFFTSKMAYQTEIIAILSSGVSFRRLVVPYIIGAAIISTFSFVLGAYIIPPANKTRLEFEATYIKKRKETGRTNIHMQIEPGVFVYVRRYSSLREVGDDFTLEVFDGKELKTKLTALSAVYDTLSSGWILQRYVKREFLDGGKQIITEGDRLDTVLNMRPIDLKEERKFYETMNNRELSVYIDEQLARGVGNVEEFVIEKYRRTASAFSAFILSIMGLSLASRKVRGGMGLHIGVGIALSFAYILFLTISTTFAINGNMSPLLAVWLPNIVFAGITAFLYYKAPK, encoded by the coding sequence TTGAAGAAACTTGACATATACATATTAAAGAAGTTTCTTGGAACCTTCTTCTTTGCCATACTGCTGATAATAAGCATATCGGTGGTCTTTGACCTGGCCGAGAAGATAGATGACTTTCTTGAGAGTGATGCTCCCCTTCAGGCAATCGTCCTTGATTACTATGCCAATTTCATCCCGTATTTCGCCAATCTCTTTACTCCGCTGTTCGTTTTTATAGCTGTAATATTCTTTACCTCCAAGATGGCGTATCAGACTGAGATAATAGCCATTTTGTCAAGCGGCGTCAGCTTCAGACGTCTGGTAGTACCTTATATCATAGGAGCTGCAATAATCAGTACCTTTTCCTTCGTGCTTGGTGCTTATATTATTCCCCCTGCCAACAAGACCAGGCTGGAGTTTGAGGCAACATATATAAAGAAGCGCAAGGAGACCGGAAGAACCAATATTCATATGCAGATTGAACCGGGTGTCTTTGTATATGTACGCCGCTATTCCTCACTGAGGGAAGTTGGTGATGATTTCACCCTTGAGGTTTTTGACGGTAAAGAACTCAAGACAAAACTGACGGCACTGTCAGCTGTATATGACACCCTGAGCTCAGGATGGATTCTGCAGAGATATGTTAAGCGTGAGTTTCTGGATGGAGGTAAACAAATTATCACCGAAGGCGATCGTCTGGATACTGTGCTCAACATGAGGCCCATCGACCTGAAGGAAGAAAGGAAGTTTTATGAAACAATGAATAACAGGGAACTTTCTGTGTACATCGATGAGCAACTTGCCAGAGGGGTTGGTAATGTTGAGGAGTTTGTGATTGAGAAATACCGGAGAACGGCATCTGCCTTTTCGGCCTTTATCCTGTCAATTATGGGTCTCTCTCTTGCATCACGTAAGGTGAGGGGAGGAATGGGCTTGCATATCGGTGTCGGGATAGCTCTTAGCTTTGCATATATATTGTTTCTTACTATATCCACGACCTTTGCAATTAATGGCAATATGAGTCCTTTGCTTGCAGTGTGGCTGCCCAATATCGTATTTGCCGGCATTACAGCCTTCCTTTATTATAAGGCTCCCAAATAG
- a CDS encoding sensor histidine kinase, with protein MRRVRFGLVLVALCFWINTVAQVPELSFNRLPGGRDLTSQYVTSVTQDHYGYMWIGTRDGVNRYDGYEVRTYRSLSQNNPAGGVIGNIVEHMVVDGNNRVWASTTHGLARFNWLSDRFEVVVSDKNLRGLPGPFLEYLYTTPDGSLVAVCDNSIYRYDDDTESFRLLYSSPLGLISVILVDSNGQWWIGHQYGKGIIHLPDINFPLDYKWFQSELFGSKTEYSVLSIAESDGSVWVALESSGLARIQLNSKLVRRYFETGDERFFFYLFTDKAGRLWACENNGIKVRLPGMESFLSYSNKLSEPGSLSGGLLGVYVDNLKNVFTYHNGGGVNVSYWNRGFYTIRASGDYLWHTTRPNITALSYDRNGNLWLGNNDGGIDIFSISEAKKLRIDFRDGDRRALGRGSVQALFRDSKGQMWVGTDAGGLHRYNEKTRDFDVWRQGLTPTAPTVNDVRSIVEDRKGNLWIGLYGGGIDMFNPQTGTFINYNIVNTGLSSMWVYKLLFDREGNLWAGTANGLSLLRQGADAFEAFYSDEEAEKGLRANQFLSLLQDRRGRLWLGTNNGLYVMDSDDNMRLYPNEMAGQSIMSIEEDGEGNLWISTLNGIYSLDPETGVFHAFDETDGLDGLGFNNNASLYDDAGIMYFAGPHGVTNFNPLNIEYNLRPPTLRFTRLRLFNEPVTEYGNGKLLPCELNYLDKLVLTYDHKFFSIEFAALSLSNPDNNKYMCKLEGFDEEWIQLGNTHSVSYTNLYPGEYVLKIQAANNDGVWNEEGLSLPIIILAPWWMTWWAVILYVLSVIFLVYLILKRRTLELERQKLELESMVSEQTIRLRMQNESLKRRSDALEEANKLLVDRRMLIAEQAKKLEEQAEALRLTNEQLMKHIQTKDRLYSLVAHDLRGPFNTIMGFASLLSDAGEDEDKEKVRTFARFINDASVQVFNLLENLLFWAHSQNDEIKCLPSKIKLEGVVRETIDLLSDSALKKRIAIYEQVDPEVLVYADSNMLRTILRNLLMNAIKFTEPGGEVFVEAKINGKMVSVCVVDTGVGMDGDTLQRVQNESDISRVGTGGEKGSGLGLLLCRDFVHRNGGTLEISSTLGKGSRFCFTLPIPD; from the coding sequence GTGAGACGGGTAAGATTCGGCCTTGTGCTGGTTGCGTTGTGTTTTTGGATCAATACAGTTGCACAGGTTCCAGAGTTAAGTTTCAATAGACTGCCTGGCGGAAGAGATCTGACTAGCCAGTATGTTACGTCTGTAACTCAGGACCATTATGGCTATATGTGGATAGGTACGCGTGACGGGGTTAATCGTTATGATGGGTATGAAGTAAGAACCTATCGTTCCCTTAGTCAAAACAACCCTGCAGGGGGTGTTATAGGGAATATTGTGGAACATATGGTCGTTGATGGCAATAACAGGGTTTGGGCATCTACGACTCATGGTCTTGCCAGATTTAACTGGTTGTCAGATCGTTTTGAAGTTGTAGTCAGCGATAAGAATCTTCGTGGCTTACCTGGTCCCTTTCTTGAATATCTTTATACTACTCCTGACGGAAGTCTCGTGGCCGTATGTGACAATTCTATTTATCGGTATGACGACGATACTGAGTCCTTTAGGTTATTGTACAGTTCCCCTCTCGGCTTGATATCCGTTATACTTGTTGACAGTAACGGACAGTGGTGGATTGGCCACCAATATGGAAAGGGCATTATTCATTTGCCTGATATTAATTTCCCTCTGGATTATAAGTGGTTTCAGAGCGAATTATTTGGAAGCAAAACTGAGTACTCAGTACTGTCAATTGCGGAGTCGGATGGAAGCGTTTGGGTTGCTCTGGAAAGTTCAGGTCTTGCCCGGATTCAGTTGAATAGCAAGTTGGTCAGGAGGTATTTTGAGACAGGCGACGAGCGCTTTTTCTTTTATTTGTTTACTGACAAGGCAGGACGTTTGTGGGCATGCGAAAATAATGGAATTAAGGTGCGCCTGCCAGGAATGGAAAGCTTCTTATCATACTCCAATAAGCTAAGCGAGCCGGGTAGTCTTTCCGGAGGTTTGTTGGGTGTTTATGTCGATAATTTGAAGAATGTCTTTACTTACCATAATGGAGGTGGTGTAAATGTGTCATACTGGAACAGAGGGTTTTATACTATACGAGCCTCCGGAGATTATTTATGGCATACTACACGACCCAATATAACTGCACTAAGCTATGACAGAAACGGAAACCTCTGGCTTGGAAATAATGATGGAGGAATTGATATTTTTTCGATTAGTGAAGCCAAGAAACTGAGAATTGATTTTAGGGATGGAGACCGAAGAGCACTTGGCAGAGGCAGTGTACAAGCATTGTTCAGGGACAGCAAGGGTCAGATGTGGGTTGGAACTGATGCGGGAGGATTACATAGGTATAATGAGAAGACAAGGGATTTTGATGTTTGGCGCCAGGGACTTACACCTACAGCTCCGACTGTAAATGATGTAAGGAGTATAGTCGAGGACAGAAAGGGTAACCTGTGGATAGGTCTGTATGGTGGGGGTATTGATATGTTTAATCCCCAGACCGGTACCTTTATAAACTATAATATAGTCAACACCGGACTTAGTTCCATGTGGGTATATAAGCTCCTGTTTGACAGAGAAGGCAACCTGTGGGCAGGTACTGCCAATGGTCTTAGTCTGCTCCGACAGGGGGCTGATGCTTTTGAGGCATTCTACTCCGATGAAGAAGCCGAGAAGGGCTTGAGGGCAAATCAGTTTCTTTCTTTACTGCAGGACAGAAGAGGTCGATTGTGGCTTGGAACGAATAATGGTCTGTACGTGATGGACAGTGATGATAATATGAGGCTGTATCCTAATGAAATGGCCGGCCAGAGTATAATGTCAATAGAGGAAGATGGTGAAGGAAATCTATGGATATCAACTCTTAATGGAATATACTCCCTTGACCCTGAAACTGGGGTTTTTCATGCCTTTGATGAGACTGACGGTCTTGATGGACTTGGTTTCAATAACAACGCCTCCTTGTATGATGATGCCGGAATAATGTATTTTGCCGGGCCTCATGGAGTAACAAACTTCAATCCGCTAAATATAGAGTATAATCTGAGACCTCCAACGCTGCGCTTTACCCGTTTGAGATTATTCAACGAACCTGTGACAGAGTATGGGAATGGTAAACTTCTGCCATGTGAGCTCAATTATCTGGATAAGTTGGTACTAACCTATGATCATAAGTTTTTTTCAATTGAGTTTGCCGCCCTTAGTTTGTCTAATCCCGACAATAACAAGTACATGTGTAAGTTAGAGGGTTTTGATGAAGAATGGATCCAGCTGGGCAACACGCACTCAGTATCCTATACTAATCTTTATCCAGGGGAGTATGTGCTTAAGATACAGGCAGCCAATAATGACGGGGTCTGGAATGAAGAGGGGCTTTCGTTACCAATAATTATTCTGGCCCCATGGTGGATGACCTGGTGGGCTGTTATACTATATGTCCTTTCAGTAATATTCCTTGTATATCTGATACTGAAGAGGAGGACCTTAGAACTTGAAAGGCAGAAGCTTGAACTGGAGTCAATGGTTAGTGAGCAAACCATACGACTCAGGATGCAGAATGAGTCTTTAAAACGACGTTCAGATGCCTTGGAGGAGGCCAACAAACTGCTTGTTGATCGACGTATGCTTATTGCTGAACAGGCCAAAAAACTTGAAGAGCAGGCTGAGGCTTTGAGGCTGACAAATGAACAGCTGATGAAGCATATTCAGACAAAGGACCGTCTATACTCTCTTGTTGCACATGACCTCAGAGGACCTTTCAACACAATAATGGGCTTTGCGTCACTGTTAAGTGACGCAGGTGAAGATGAGGACAAGGAGAAGGTACGTACCTTTGCCCGCTTTATCAATGATGCTTCGGTACAGGTTTTCAACCTTCTGGAAAACTTGCTTTTCTGGGCTCACTCTCAAAATGATGAGATTAAATGCTTGCCATCAAAGATTAAGCTTGAAGGAGTAGTGAGGGAGACAATTGATTTGCTTTCGGATAGTGCACTTAAGAAAAGGATTGCGATATATGAACAGGTAGATCCGGAGGTGTTAGTCTATGCCGATAGTAATATGTTGCGAACTATCCTGCGTAATCTTTTGATGAATGCCATCAAGTTTACTGAGCCGGGCGGAGAGGTCTTTGTTGAAGCAAAGATTAATGGCAAGATGGTCAGCGTCTGCGTAGTTGATACCGGCGTTGGGATGGATGGGGATACTCTCCAGAGGGTACAGAATGAAAGTGACATAAGTCGTGTTGGCACAGGAGGTGAGAAGGGGTCTGGATTAGGTCTGTTGCTGTGCCGTGACTTTGTACATCGAAATGGTGGAACCCTTGAAATATCAAGTACCCTGGGTAAAGGCAGTCGCTTCTGCTTTACATTGCCAATCCCAGACTAG
- a CDS encoding acetyl-CoA carboxylase biotin carboxyl carrier protein subunit — MEEKKELVEFAVTARKYKTTLTKKYLNRKVYIQPNPFEVESHIPGTIISISVKEGDTVKEGQELLTLEAMKMLNKVTMPFDGKIKKISVTEGERIPKGHIMIELED; from the coding sequence ATGGAAGAGAAAAAGGAACTCGTAGAGTTTGCGGTCACTGCGCGTAAGTATAAGACGACTCTGACCAAGAAGTACCTTAACAGAAAGGTCTATATTCAACCCAATCCATTTGAGGTTGAATCACATATCCCGGGAACCATAATATCCATCAGCGTCAAGGAGGGTGATACTGTAAAAGAAGGGCAGGAACTGCTCACTCTTGAGGCAATGAAGATGCTTAACAAAGTAACGATGCCCTTTGACGGTAAGATTAAGAAGATTAGCGTCACTGAAGGAGAGCGGATTCCCAAGGGTCATATAATGATAGAACTGGAAGACTGA
- the tgt gene encoding tRNA guanosine(34) transglycosylase Tgt: MDFVLQKTDASSSARVGLITTDHGQIETPIFMPVGTVGSVKGIHVRDLKDEVKAQIILGNTYHLYLRPGLDVLKAAGGLHRFNAWDRPILTDSGGFQVFSLSHRRKLREEGAEFQSHIDGSRHFFSPEGVMDIERVIGADIMMAFDECPPGDSDNKYAKTSMELTHRWLKRCVDRFDSTEPLYGYSQTLFPIVQGSGYRDLRTQSAEYIASFEREGNAIGGLAVGEPEDVMYEMIELVNNILPKDKPRYLMGVGTPINILEAIALGVDMFDCVMPTRNGRNGMLFTSQGIINIKNEKWKKDFSPIDAEGHSAYDLMYSKAYLRHLFVAGEMLGPQIASQHNLAFYLWLVGEARQQILAGTFVEWKDKIIKQLGQRL; encoded by the coding sequence ATGGATTTCGTACTTCAGAAGACTGATGCTTCATCCAGTGCCCGTGTTGGCCTAATTACGACCGATCATGGGCAGATTGAGACACCCATTTTTATGCCGGTGGGAACAGTCGGTTCGGTAAAGGGCATACATGTCAGGGATCTTAAAGACGAGGTAAAAGCTCAGATAATTCTTGGCAATACTTATCACCTATATTTAAGGCCTGGTCTTGATGTGCTCAAGGCAGCCGGCGGTCTTCACCGTTTCAATGCATGGGACAGACCTATACTGACAGATAGTGGTGGCTTTCAGGTTTTTTCCCTGAGTCACAGGCGCAAGCTAAGAGAAGAGGGCGCTGAGTTTCAGTCTCACATTGATGGCTCAAGGCATTTTTTTTCACCAGAAGGAGTAATGGATATTGAACGTGTAATCGGTGCTGATATCATGATGGCCTTTGATGAATGTCCTCCGGGTGATTCTGACAATAAGTATGCTAAGACTTCCATGGAGCTTACTCACAGATGGCTCAAGAGGTGTGTAGATCGCTTTGACTCTACCGAACCGCTTTACGGATATAGCCAGACACTCTTCCCAATTGTGCAGGGCAGTGGTTACAGAGATCTGCGTACCCAGTCAGCCGAGTATATTGCATCCTTTGAACGTGAGGGAAATGCCATTGGTGGACTGGCGGTTGGGGAACCAGAGGATGTAATGTATGAGATGATTGAGCTTGTCAATAACATTCTTCCAAAGGATAAACCAAGGTACCTGATGGGAGTGGGAACTCCCATCAATATACTGGAAGCGATTGCACTAGGAGTAGATATGTTTGATTGTGTGATGCCGACCCGCAATGGTCGCAATGGCATGCTTTTCACTTCTCAGGGTATTATAAATATTAAGAATGAAAAGTGGAAGAAGGATTTTAGTCCGATAGATGCTGAAGGACATAGTGCTTACGACCTTATGTACAGTAAGGCATACCTGAGGCATTTATTCGTAGCCGGAGAGATGTTGGGTCCGCAGATTGCATCTCAGCATAATTTGGCATTCTACTTGTGGTTGGTCGGAGAAGCAAGACAGCAGATATTGGCAGGTACTTTTGTTGAGTGGAAGGATAAAATAATCAAACAACTGGGCCAGCGCTTATAG
- the asnS gene encoding asparagine--tRNA ligase, translating into MRRTKISIILKDGKVGEEYLVKGWVRTRRGSKNVNFIALNDGSTIHNLQIVADVEMFGDSLLRRVTTGAALAISGKLIASQGSGQAVELVADQIEVLGDCDADTFPLQPKKHSLEFLRENAHLRFRTNTFGAITRVRHAMIFAVHQFFTSKGFVNIHTPIITASDAEGAGEMFQVTTLDLDNIPRTEEGKIDFDQDFFGKATNLTVSGQLEGELAAMGMGEIYTFGPTFRAENSNTTRHLAEFWMIEPEMAFYDLNDNMDLAEEFLKYLINYALENCMDDLQFLSKRLQDEEKDKKADDRSMELIEKLRFVLANDFVRITYSEAIDILKESKPNKKGQFKYPVEGFGSDLQSEHERYLVEKHFKRPVILTDYPKEIKAFYMKLNADGRTVRAMDVLFPQIGEIIGGSQREEDYDKLVGRMNEMHIPVEEMWWYLDTRRFGSVPHSGFGLGFERLILFVTGMTNIRDVIPFPRTPRNAEF; encoded by the coding sequence ATGCGACGCACTAAGATTAGTATTATTCTGAAGGATGGTAAGGTAGGAGAGGAGTACCTCGTAAAAGGCTGGGTAAGAACCCGCAGAGGCTCAAAGAATGTAAACTTTATAGCTCTCAATGATGGATCAACTATCCATAATCTTCAAATAGTTGCTGATGTTGAGATGTTTGGTGACTCTTTGTTGCGTCGTGTAACAACCGGAGCTGCACTTGCAATAAGCGGTAAACTTATTGCATCTCAGGGAAGTGGACAGGCTGTTGAACTGGTAGCTGATCAGATAGAGGTATTGGGAGACTGCGATGCAGATACTTTTCCGCTTCAACCCAAGAAGCACTCACTTGAGTTTTTGAGGGAGAACGCCCACCTTAGATTTCGTACCAACACTTTTGGAGCTATCACGAGAGTGCGTCATGCAATGATATTTGCCGTACATCAGTTTTTTACCTCCAAGGGTTTTGTAAATATCCACACCCCAATTATTACAGCATCAGATGCTGAAGGAGCTGGTGAGATGTTTCAGGTTACAACACTTGACCTTGATAACATTCCAAGAACCGAGGAAGGCAAGATAGATTTCGATCAGGACTTTTTCGGAAAAGCAACCAACCTGACCGTGTCCGGTCAGCTTGAAGGTGAGCTTGCCGCGATGGGTATGGGAGAGATTTATACTTTTGGTCCTACTTTCAGGGCTGAAAACTCAAATACCACACGTCACCTTGCAGAATTCTGGATGATAGAGCCTGAAATGGCATTCTATGACCTTAATGATAATATGGATCTGGCTGAAGAGTTTCTCAAATACCTCATCAATTATGCATTGGAAAACTGCATGGATGACCTGCAATTCCTTAGCAAACGACTGCAGGATGAAGAAAAGGACAAGAAGGCCGATGACCGTAGTATGGAATTGATAGAAAAGCTACGCTTCGTACTTGCAAATGATTTTGTAAGGATCACATACAGCGAGGCTATAGATATTCTAAAAGAAAGCAAGCCAAACAAAAAGGGCCAGTTTAAATATCCTGTCGAAGGTTTCGGATCAGACCTTCAAAGCGAACATGAGCGCTACCTTGTTGAAAAGCATTTCAAGCGTCCTGTAATACTTACTGACTACCCCAAGGAAATCAAGGCCTTTTACATGAAGCTCAATGCTGACGGAAGGACAGTAAGGGCAATGGACGTACTATTCCCTCAAATTGGTGAGATTATCGGTGGGTCACAGCGTGAGGAAGATTACGACAAACTTGTTGGTCGTATGAATGAGATGCATATCCCGGTTGAGGAGATGTGGTGGTATCTTGACACAAGAAGATTCGGTTCGGTACCTCACAGCGGTTTTGGACTCGGATTTGAACGTCTCATACTATTTGTTACAGGTATGACAAATATACGTGACGTAATTCCGTTCCCGCGAACACCAAGGAATGCAGAATTCTAA